A stretch of the Teretinema zuelzerae genome encodes the following:
- a CDS encoding glycosyltransferase, which yields MKLKNQFLRKLLRITKLYIIDIRTELSLYRWLGGKKYIDYYKFDVAIFNENKKPKSPKVLIYNKNLPALGGGEKHMALFCKYFELYNSEAIIHILVEDSRSICVFDPKYPTIQDINKQFNIDLSKTSIIKRKAINQDFLTKFSFNYDIFINSTIDSRLIGFAKRNFYNCMFPPKKEDNDDLLNQLFKKSYLCFISNSDFTNQWLHRYWGYEIQSQCIYPPVFTEHEIFSRIKKPKKNIILSVGRFFFGAHSKRQDIMIDFWNNNHNEFIGWELHLVGNRQINKEDKKYIEDIILKASKGCNIFLHFDMPIGDLHKLYESAKIYWHATGFGVDVDVNPEKMEHFGITTVEAMSYGIIPIVINKGGQCEIVDHGINGYKWDTLNEWIEYNRIVIDNYELQQKISNEAINKSYNYSVENFYTNCDRIFSEKIL from the coding sequence ATGAAATTAAAAAATCAATTCCTACGAAAACTACTTCGTATAACTAAACTTTATATTATTGATATTAGGACAGAACTATCATTATATAGATGGTTGGGGGGAAAAAAATATATAGATTATTATAAATTTGATGTAGCTATTTTCAATGAGAATAAAAAGCCAAAAAGCCCAAAAGTTCTTATATATAACAAAAACCTACCTGCTCTTGGTGGTGGTGAAAAACATATGGCTTTATTCTGTAAGTATTTTGAACTCTACAATTCTGAAGCAATTATTCATATTCTTGTTGAAGATTCTAGAAGTATTTGTGTTTTTGATCCTAAATATCCGACAATTCAGGATATCAATAAACAATTTAATATTGACTTATCAAAGACTTCAATTATAAAAAGGAAAGCAATTAATCAAGATTTTCTTACTAAGTTTTCTTTTAATTATGATATTTTTATTAATTCTACAATTGATAGTAGACTGATAGGCTTTGCAAAAAGAAATTTTTATAACTGCATGTTCCCACCAAAAAAAGAAGATAATGACGACTTATTGAATCAATTATTTAAGAAATCTTACTTATGTTTTATAAGCAATTCTGATTTCACTAATCAATGGTTACATAGATACTGGGGTTATGAAATTCAATCACAGTGTATTTATCCCCCTGTGTTTACAGAACATGAAATTTTTTCACGAATAAAGAAACCCAAAAAAAATATTATATTATCAGTCGGTAGATTTTTTTTCGGAGCACATTCAAAAAGACAAGATATCATGATTGATTTTTGGAATAACAATCATAATGAATTCATCGGATGGGAATTACATCTTGTAGGAAATAGACAGATAAACAAAGAGGATAAGAAATATATAGAGGATATTATACTAAAGGCTTCAAAAGGTTGTAATATTTTTTTACATTTTGATATGCCAATAGGAGACTTACATAAGCTTTATGAATCAGCTAAAATTTATTGGCATGCAACAGGTTTCGGAGTTGATGTTGATGTAAACCCTGAGAAAATGGAACATTTCGGAATAACAACTGTAGAAGCTATGTCCTATGGTATTATTCCAATTGTGATAAACAAAGGTGGACAATGTGAAATTGTTGACCATGGAATAAATGGTTATAAGTGGGATACGCTTAATGAATGGATAGAATATAATAGAATTGTAATTGATAATTATGAACTACAACAAAAAATATCTAATGAAGCAATAAATAAATCATACAATTATTCAGTAGAGAATTTTTATACTAATTGTGACAGAATCTTTTCGGAAAAAATATTATGA
- a CDS encoding glycosyltransferase family 2 protein, whose product MIDYSIIIVNYNGSKYFETLFASLSKLLTASIIYEIIVIDNNSDDKSIELLTNSFSKRFENLKVIQNDVNMGFAKANNIAATYAKGKNLIFLNNDTSVDQNFLIEIDKCMNKKDCVITCKLLFFYDFIKLPIKENQKIDLEVKINGSDYIIDNRFVKQATISSDSITCIENSEIYIPLIYGNSSSYEIQFVCNDSIKQLYLSVNDVQLEAVQLIQNAGSFLNEQNEGQDIGFAQPDGLLFNTEKEVQFACGAAFCINKELFHKIKGFDELFFMYYEDTDLSARVKKKGFPIIFCPSAIVRHIHSGSSKNNPRIRFYIFRNQLLYIIKNESYHTIHQELSRRFVNCVKYCISIFFGKWNIRKSLYINSYLSALVLLPYYLFNRLINGGGAK is encoded by the coding sequence ATGATTGATTATTCTATTATAATTGTAAACTATAACGGCTCAAAATATTTTGAGACTTTGTTTGCATCGCTCAGTAAATTACTCACAGCATCTATCATCTATGAGATTATAGTTATTGATAATAACTCAGACGATAAATCTATTGAATTACTAACAAATTCGTTTAGTAAAAGGTTTGAAAATCTTAAAGTAATACAAAATGATGTGAATATGGGTTTCGCTAAAGCAAACAATATAGCGGCAACCTATGCGAAAGGGAAAAATTTAATATTTCTTAACAATGATACATCTGTTGATCAAAATTTTCTAATTGAAATTGATAAATGCATGAACAAAAAAGACTGCGTTATAACTTGTAAGCTACTTTTTTTTTATGACTTTATTAAATTACCAATAAAAGAAAATCAGAAAATAGACTTAGAAGTCAAAATTAATGGGTCAGATTATATTATAGATAATAGATTTGTTAAACAAGCAACAATCAGTTCGGATTCAATTACTTGTATCGAGAATTCAGAGATATATATTCCCCTAATATATGGAAACTCTTCTTCTTATGAAATACAATTTGTTTGTAATGATTCAATCAAACAATTATATTTATCTGTTAACGATGTTCAATTAGAAGCTGTTCAGTTGATTCAAAATGCTGGCTCTTTTCTAAATGAACAAAATGAAGGACAGGATATAGGATTTGCTCAACCAGATGGTTTATTATTTAACACAGAAAAAGAAGTTCAGTTCGCATGTGGAGCAGCTTTCTGTATCAATAAAGAATTATTTCATAAAATTAAAGGTTTCGATGAATTATTCTTCATGTATTATGAAGATACTGATTTATCTGCAAGAGTGAAAAAAAAAGGTTTCCCTATTATTTTTTGTCCATCAGCAATTGTTAGACATATACATTCAGGATCTAGTAAGAATAACCCACGCATAAGGTTTTATATTTTTAGAAATCAGCTGTTGTATATAATCAAAAACGAATCTTATCACACAATTCATCAAGAACTTTCTAGACGCTTTGTTAACTGTGTAAAATATTGTATTTCCAT